A genome region from Bifidobacterium coryneforme includes the following:
- the dnaA gene encoding chromosomal replication initiator protein DnaA, giving the protein MAQDPLDATAQAKRIWDAVLQVLRYSNSLTSRDKGWLEDITPEAVFGTTIVLRVSSRETQEAVQGPLSQPLFNALQLVTNQEMFPAIKIVYPQQANSEQGENPQAGFVGSGEFRQVPNTQPDAAKEADALPSYQPSQPAQTDQGEQQTSTGWQPNQGNPVSQAGAAQDTGQKTPIISSSDFHQGTYVPMTLDMQAELAEQPSVVPVGIHEGEQPGETSLPQKHQPFSVPQFPMGQNRVERDSETHLNKNATFDTFVPGDSNRFARTVALAVAEGSGQNFNPLCIYGSSGLGKTHLLNAIGNYALVKDPSLRVRYVNSEEFTNEFIDALQNSTQGNGQIAEFNRRYREVDVLLIDDIQFLGGKEATLDQFFHTFNALHDANKRIVIASDVPPKNLKGFEQRLISRFDSGLTVDVQPPDRETRVAILRMMASMNGVSIPNEVLDLIAERFTENIRELEGALTRVTAVASLNNQPVTPALAEQTLQDFFATDIEIKPTDIITQVAKYFHLTFDDIVGRTRTKNIALARQIAMYLAREMTSMSLVDIGEVFGGRDHTTVMHAYTRISNEMQEKREIYNYVMELTVRLKQPTNA; this is encoded by the coding sequence ATGGCGCAGGATCCGCTGGATGCCACGGCCCAGGCCAAGAGAATCTGGGACGCGGTTCTGCAGGTGCTTCGCTACAGCAACTCACTCACCTCCCGCGATAAGGGATGGTTGGAGGACATCACCCCCGAGGCCGTGTTCGGCACCACTATCGTGTTGCGTGTCTCCTCAAGGGAAACCCAGGAGGCGGTACAGGGTCCGCTGAGCCAGCCCCTCTTCAACGCCCTCCAACTGGTCACCAATCAGGAAATGTTCCCCGCCATCAAAATCGTCTACCCCCAGCAGGCCAATTCGGAACAGGGCGAGAATCCTCAGGCAGGCTTCGTGGGCAGCGGGGAATTCAGGCAGGTCCCCAACACCCAGCCGGATGCAGCCAAGGAAGCTGATGCCCTTCCCTCATATCAGCCCTCCCAGCCGGCCCAAACCGATCAGGGCGAGCAGCAGACTTCAACCGGATGGCAGCCGAACCAGGGAAACCCCGTCTCCCAGGCAGGGGCCGCTCAGGACACCGGTCAAAAGACCCCGATTATTTCGAGCAGCGACTTCCATCAGGGCACCTATGTACCCATGACCCTTGATATGCAGGCGGAACTCGCTGAACAGCCTTCCGTTGTTCCCGTTGGGATACATGAGGGTGAGCAACCGGGTGAGACCTCCCTACCTCAGAAGCACCAACCCTTCTCGGTCCCCCAGTTCCCCATGGGTCAGAACAGGGTGGAGAGGGACTCCGAAACCCATCTCAACAAGAACGCGACCTTTGACACCTTCGTCCCCGGCGACTCCAACCGTTTCGCGAGAACCGTCGCCCTGGCCGTGGCTGAAGGATCCGGGCAGAATTTCAACCCGCTCTGTATTTACGGCAGTTCGGGCCTGGGCAAGACCCACCTGCTCAATGCCATCGGAAATTACGCCCTGGTCAAGGATCCGTCGCTCCGGGTGAGATACGTCAACTCCGAGGAATTCACCAACGAGTTCATTGACGCCCTCCAGAATTCCACCCAGGGGAACGGGCAGATCGCCGAGTTCAACCGACGCTATAGGGAGGTGGATGTCCTCCTGATCGACGACATCCAGTTCCTGGGCGGCAAGGAAGCTACCCTGGACCAGTTCTTCCATACCTTCAATGCCCTGCATGATGCCAACAAGCGCATCGTCATCGCCTCGGACGTTCCACCCAAGAACCTCAAAGGGTTTGAGCAACGGTTGATTTCCCGTTTCGATTCCGGACTGACCGTCGATGTCCAGCCCCCGGACCGTGAAACCCGTGTGGCCATCCTTCGCATGATGGCCTCGATGAACGGGGTCAGCATCCCCAACGAGGTCCTGGATCTGATAGCCGAGCGGTTCACCGAGAACATCAGGGAACTGGAGGGGGCCCTGACCAGGGTCACGGCCGTAGCCAGCCTGAACAATCAGCCGGTCACCCCGGCACTGGCCGAACAGACCCTGCAGGACTTCTTCGCAACCGACATAGAAATCAAGCCGACCGACATCATTACCCAGGTGGCCAAGTACTTCCATCTGACCTTTGATGACATCGTGGGCCGCACCAGGACCAAGAACATCGCTTTGGCCAGGCAGATTGCCATGTACCTGGCCAGGGAGATGACCAGCATGTCCCTGGTCGATATCGGTGAGGTCTTCGGAGGCAGGGATCACACCACGGTCATGCATGCCTATACCCGAATATCCAATGAGATGCAGGAGAAGCGGGAAATCTACAACTATGTCATGGAGTTGACGGTCAGACTCAAACAGCCCACAAACGCATAG
- the dnaN gene encoding DNA polymerase III subunit beta, with translation MKVEVNSAALSDAIAWTTRVIPSRPASPILAGIKLEAGDGTLKLSAFDYEVSARNHIEAGVDEPGTALVLGKLLADITKSLPAQKTYLSTEGSKLTITSGKSTFSLQLMPDTEYPDLPAVPRTMGQVDAETFVQSISQAIVAVSREESRPVLTSVKTEINGDKVVMTATDRFRLSRSSFTWTPKDNDFSTSMLIRGSLLRDIARSLDEHQNVVMDYEQDNPTIMGVENAGKISTSQLIDGEFPAVDRLFSDEYPIQAVISRQELIDAIKRVALVAERNAPIRMLFSGQEVTLSAGSADEAQANEVLPVDLDGEEITVAFNPGYLIDGLSAITEPFVRVKMTSAVKAVEFNGQQEKDSDESMDYRYLLVPMRFNN, from the coding sequence ATGAAAGTCGAAGTCAACTCAGCAGCCTTATCGGACGCCATCGCCTGGACGACGCGCGTCATCCCGTCGCGTCCGGCATCGCCCATCCTGGCCGGCATCAAGCTTGAAGCAGGCGATGGAACACTGAAACTTTCCGCTTTCGATTACGAGGTTTCCGCACGGAACCACATCGAAGCAGGAGTCGACGAACCAGGAACCGCACTGGTTCTGGGCAAACTCCTCGCAGACATAACCAAGTCACTTCCTGCGCAGAAGACCTACCTGTCGACGGAGGGTTCCAAGCTCACCATCACCTCAGGAAAGTCGACCTTCTCACTGCAGCTGATGCCCGATACAGAGTATCCGGACCTCCCTGCAGTTCCCCGAACCATGGGCCAGGTGGATGCCGAGACCTTTGTGCAGTCCATCTCCCAGGCGATCGTCGCCGTTTCCCGTGAGGAGAGCCGACCGGTCCTGACCAGCGTCAAGACCGAAATCAACGGGGACAAGGTGGTCATGACCGCCACCGACCGTTTCCGCCTTTCCCGTTCCAGCTTCACCTGGACTCCGAAGGACAACGACTTCTCCACCTCCATGCTGATTCGAGGCTCCCTCCTGCGCGACATCGCCCGATCCCTGGACGAGCATCAGAACGTTGTCATGGATTATGAGCAGGACAACCCCACCATCATGGGCGTTGAGAACGCCGGGAAGATATCGACCTCCCAGCTGATCGATGGTGAGTTTCCTGCCGTTGATCGGCTTTTCTCGGACGAATATCCGATTCAGGCGGTCATCTCCCGCCAGGAGCTGATCGATGCCATCAAACGTGTTGCCCTGGTGGCCGAACGAAATGCCCCGATCAGGATGCTCTTCTCAGGCCAGGAGGTGACCCTCAGTGCAGGAAGTGCTGATGAGGCCCAGGCCAACGAGGTCCTCCCCGTGGACCTGGATGGCGAGGAAATCACCGTGGCCTTCAACCCCGGCTATCTGATTGATGGTCTCAGCGCCATTACCGAACCGTTCGTCCGGGTCAAGATGACCTCGGCCGTCAAGGCCGTGGAGTTCAACGGGCAGCAGGAGAAGGACTCCGATGAGTCCATGGACTATCGCTACCTGCTGGTTCCCATGCGATTCAACAACTGA
- the recF gene encoding DNA replication/repair protein RecF (All proteins in this family for which functions are known are DNA-binding proteins that assist the filamentation of RecA onto DNA for the initiation of recombination or recombinational repair.) gives MYISRLVLDHYRSWSTCLLDLEPGVTILKGRNGLGKTNLVEAIEVLSTGTSHRVSSSLPLVERGQSKATVRARVQGDGESDDYELTIVAKGAKRGRINGGPSLYMRSLVGQVPCVAFSPEDQRMVSGEPSVRRAFLDQAGALLDPDYFRSRQDFAHIAQQRSTLLRQLLKQGDQGADQRNAILASLEIWTGQFIRAGLDLTRRRVALVAALAEPFRALYADLAGPGQEASLDYAPSLDEIGNQTVSEGSVEEAVSLHFQRIYPGEVARGTNLIGPQRDDLVFGLNGMPAREFASNGEMWTLALALRLALFKVIIQSKQIRPIVVLDDVFAQLDEARRSQILAFARDQDQVLITAAADGDIPSLDGARLVDVDSLKTDSSEQEQDEEIRKALADLTRNGSVRESGRS, from the coding sequence GTGTACATATCCCGCCTGGTACTGGACCATTACCGTTCCTGGAGCACATGCCTCCTGGATCTGGAACCAGGTGTAACCATCCTCAAGGGCAGGAACGGGCTGGGCAAGACCAATCTCGTCGAGGCCATCGAGGTCCTTTCAACCGGAACCAGCCACCGTGTATCCTCCTCCCTGCCCCTGGTGGAGCGAGGACAGAGCAAGGCCACGGTCAGGGCACGGGTTCAGGGAGACGGTGAATCGGACGACTACGAGCTGACCATCGTAGCCAAGGGGGCCAAAAGGGGCCGTATCAACGGCGGGCCGTCCCTGTATATGCGCAGTCTGGTGGGTCAGGTGCCATGTGTGGCCTTTTCGCCGGAAGACCAGCGCATGGTTTCGGGAGAACCCTCGGTCCGGCGCGCCTTCCTGGACCAGGCCGGCGCCCTTCTGGATCCTGACTACTTCAGGAGCCGACAGGACTTCGCCCATATCGCCCAGCAACGTTCGACCCTGCTCAGGCAGCTGCTCAAACAGGGCGACCAGGGGGCCGACCAACGCAATGCCATCCTTGCAAGTCTGGAAATATGGACCGGGCAGTTCATTCGAGCGGGGTTGGACCTGACCAGACGGCGGGTGGCCCTGGTGGCTGCGCTCGCGGAACCGTTCAGGGCCCTGTATGCCGACCTTGCCGGTCCTGGTCAGGAAGCCAGCCTGGACTATGCCCCATCCCTGGATGAAATCGGCAATCAGACGGTATCCGAAGGTTCGGTAGAGGAGGCCGTCAGCCTTCATTTCCAACGAATCTATCCGGGTGAGGTGGCCCGGGGAACCAATCTGATAGGTCCCCAGCGCGATGACCTGGTCTTCGGACTGAACGGGATGCCAGCCCGTGAATTCGCCTCCAATGGCGAGATGTGGACCCTGGCCCTGGCCTTGAGACTGGCCCTCTTCAAAGTGATTATCCAGTCCAAACAGATCAGGCCGATTGTGGTCCTGGATGATGTCTTCGCCCAGCTTGACGAGGCTCGTAGGAGTCAGATCCTTGCCTTTGCCCGGGATCAGGACCAGGTTCTGATAACCGCTGCGGCGGATGGGGACATCCCCTCGCTGGATGGGGCCCGTCTGGTGGATGTGGATTCCCTGAAGACCGACTCTTCCGAACAGGAGCAGGACGAGGAAATCAGGAAGGCCCTGGCGGATCTGACCCGGAACGGTTCCGTACGGGAGAGTGGCAGGTCATGA
- a CDS encoding DUF721 domain-containing protein, giving the protein MRAPVVETLHLDQRLLPARIFEEYTRQAAKQKDMKERSLQSWFEFGKPGRDPNRLGGVITSLATGGGWMPHMKVASLRNRWDTVVGPGIAAHSRVVSYKDGVLVVQAQTTVWATQLTYLVPQLKEAISKRLQMPVTEVRVTGPHNYSFRRGRFDPPGRGVRDTYG; this is encoded by the coding sequence ATGAGGGCTCCCGTCGTTGAAACACTGCATCTCGATCAACGTCTCCTTCCGGCACGGATCTTCGAGGAGTACACCCGCCAGGCGGCCAAGCAGAAGGATATGAAAGAGAGATCCCTCCAGTCCTGGTTTGAATTCGGCAAGCCGGGCAGGGATCCCAATCGCCTGGGCGGGGTGATTACTTCCTTGGCCACCGGTGGCGGATGGATGCCCCATATGAAGGTGGCCAGTCTACGGAACCGATGGGATACGGTGGTTGGGCCCGGCATAGCCGCCCACTCGCGGGTGGTCTCCTACAAGGACGGTGTCCTGGTCGTCCAGGCCCAGACCACGGTATGGGCCACCCAGCTGACCTACCTGGTCCCACAGCTCAAGGAAGCGATTTCCAAGCGCCTGCAGATGCCTGTGACGGAGGTCAGGGTGACAGGTCCCCACAACTACTCCTTCAGGAGGGGACGTTTTGATCCACCCGGCCGGGGTGTGCGCGACACCTATGGGTGA
- the gyrB gene encoding DNA topoisomerase (ATP-hydrolyzing) subunit B: MKPQEQLDSAQLDDSLSPGHYDASDLKVLEGLEAVRIRPGMYIGSTGPRGLHHLVYEIVDNSVDEALAGYADHIEVTILPDNGIRVVDNGRGIPVDEVPGEGKSGVEVVMTKLHAGGKFGGGGYAVSGGLHGVGISVVNALSTRIDVQVRRQGYHWHQSFRDQTPNAPLSKDEPLGPDEHTGTSVTFWADPAIFETTEYDFETLRSRFQQMAFLNKGLRITLTDLRPNEETGDEVAGEEENPDEKGQTVSYQYANGIKDYVDYMVKVRKASPVEEDIIDFEAEDLDMGISAEIAMQWTTSYSESVHTFANTISTTEGGTHEEGFRAALTTMVNRYAREKNILKEKDDNLSGDDVREGLTAVISVKLTNPQFEGQTKTKLGNSEAKAFVQRVMTERMTDWFDSHPSEAKSIIQKAIEASHARLAAKKARENTRRKSIFETAGMPDKLKDCQSSNPEECELFIVEGDSAGGSAIQGRNPMTQAILPLRGKILNTERASLDRMMKSDTIESLITAVGGGYGEEFDINKVRYHKVIIMADADVDGAHIATLNLTLFFRYMRPMIEAGYVYVAMPPLYRLKWTKGPHDFVYTDAERDRVLAEGKSSGRQLPKGEGIQRYKGLGEMSYQELWETTMDPENRILKKIHIEDAEQADETFTMLMGDEVEPRRLFIQRNAHDARFIDA; this comes from the coding sequence TTGAAGCCCCAGGAACAGCTGGACAGTGCCCAGCTGGATGACTCCCTCTCCCCTGGTCATTATGACGCCAGCGATCTGAAGGTTCTGGAGGGGCTGGAGGCCGTGCGCATCCGTCCCGGTATGTATATCGGTTCCACAGGTCCCCGCGGCCTGCACCACCTGGTCTATGAGATCGTCGACAATTCGGTAGACGAGGCGCTCGCCGGGTATGCGGACCATATCGAAGTGACCATCCTTCCCGATAACGGCATCCGCGTTGTCGACAACGGTCGTGGCATCCCCGTTGACGAGGTCCCCGGCGAGGGGAAGAGCGGCGTTGAGGTGGTCATGACCAAGCTCCACGCGGGCGGCAAGTTCGGTGGCGGCGGCTACGCGGTCTCCGGAGGTCTGCACGGCGTGGGCATCTCCGTGGTCAACGCCCTCTCCACCCGCATCGATGTTCAGGTGCGGCGTCAGGGTTATCACTGGCATCAGAGCTTCCGCGACCAGACCCCCAACGCTCCCCTTTCCAAGGATGAACCCCTGGGGCCGGACGAGCATACCGGCACCTCGGTCACCTTCTGGGCGGATCCGGCGATATTCGAAACAACGGAGTATGACTTCGAGACCCTGCGCAGCCGCTTCCAGCAGATGGCCTTCCTCAACAAGGGGCTTCGCATCACCCTTACCGACCTGCGTCCCAATGAAGAGACCGGTGACGAGGTCGCCGGCGAAGAGGAGAACCCGGACGAAAAGGGTCAGACCGTCAGCTATCAGTATGCCAACGGCATCAAGGACTATGTAGACTATATGGTCAAGGTCCGCAAGGCTTCTCCGGTCGAGGAGGACATCATCGATTTCGAGGCCGAGGACCTCGATATGGGCATATCGGCCGAAATCGCCATGCAGTGGACAACCTCCTACTCCGAGTCGGTCCACACCTTCGCCAACACGATTTCGACCACCGAAGGCGGAACCCACGAAGAGGGCTTCCGTGCTGCCCTGACCACCATGGTCAACAGGTACGCCCGGGAGAAGAACATCCTCAAGGAGAAGGACGACAACCTTTCCGGCGACGATGTGCGTGAGGGACTGACGGCCGTCATCTCGGTGAAACTGACCAACCCCCAATTCGAAGGTCAGACCAAGACCAAGCTGGGCAACTCGGAGGCCAAGGCCTTTGTGCAGCGGGTGATGACCGAGCGGATGACCGACTGGTTCGATTCCCACCCATCCGAAGCTAAGAGCATCATCCAGAAGGCCATTGAGGCCTCGCACGCCCGTCTTGCCGCCAAGAAGGCCCGTGAGAACACCCGGCGCAAGTCCATCTTCGAGACGGCGGGCATGCCCGACAAGCTCAAGGACTGCCAGTCCAGCAACCCCGAGGAGTGCGAGCTCTTCATCGTGGAGGGTGATTCCGCAGGCGGTTCCGCCATTCAGGGCCGCAATCCCATGACCCAGGCCATTCTGCCGCTGAGAGGCAAGATCCTCAACACGGAACGGGCCAGCCTGGACCGCATGATGAAGTCCGACACAATCGAATCCCTGATTACGGCCGTCGGCGGCGGTTACGGCGAGGAATTCGACATCAACAAGGTGCGCTACCACAAGGTCATCATCATGGCCGATGCCGATGTTGACGGTGCCCACATCGCCACCCTGAACCTGACCCTCTTCTTCCGCTATATGAGGCCCATGATCGAGGCCGGCTACGTGTACGTGGCCATGCCTCCTCTGTACCGGCTCAAGTGGACCAAGGGCCCCCATGACTTCGTCTACACGGATGCCGAGCGCGACAGGGTGCTGGCCGAGGGCAAGTCCTCCGGCCGTCAGCTCCCTAAGGGTGAGGGAATCCAGCGCTACAAGGGTCTGGGAGAGATGAGCTACCAGGAGCTCTGGGAGACCACCATGGACCCGGAGAACCGCATCCTCAAGAAGATCCACATCGAGGATGCCGAACAGGCCGATGAGACCTTCACCATGCTCATGGGAGACGAGGTCGAACCCCGCCGTCTCTTCATCCAGCGCAACGCCCATGACGCACGGTTCATCGACGCCTGA
- the gyrA gene encoding DNA gyrase subunit A, translated as MADDNNNGNSSDQEGINLPDGSREPLSPQEMDNTDYGLLQGERIQPIDLQQEMRESYLSYALSVIVERALPDVRDGMKPVHRRVIYAMYDGGYRPDRGYNKCSRVVGDVMGKYHPHGDAAIYDTIVRLAQSWSMRYPLIDGQGNFGSPGDDPAAAMRYTECRMAPLAMEMVRDIDKDTVDFIPNYDGKTQEPTVLPSRFPNLLVNGSAGIAVGMATNIPPHNLREVAQGVHWALDHPEASKEELLNALISIIKGPDFPTGATVLGHKGIEQAYRTGRGLITMRAVVNTEEIRGRMCLVVTELPYQVNPDRLASSIREAVRDGKIQGIADMRDETSGRTGQRLVLVLKRDAVPKVVLNNLYKHTQLQQTFGANMLALVDGVPRTLSLDAFIRHWVDHQLDVVERRTRYLKREAEERDHILQGYLKALDMIDEVIALIRSSKDVESARTGLMDLLDVDEVQADAILAMQLRRLAALERQKILDEHEELMRKIADYNDILAHPERQRSIVGEELDEIVDKYGDERRTKIVPYSGEMNVEDLIADENVVVTVTHSGFVKRTKADEYRAQHRGGKGIRGTKLREDDVVDHFFLTSTHNWLLFFTNKGRVYRIKAYELPEGSRDSKGQHVANLLQLSPGENIEQVLSLHGYDDAEYLVLATRSGKVKKTRLAEYDSPRQGGLIAVRLMELGAAEGGEDGQDGVLTDELVGAALCNAKDDIILVSRKGMSVKFPGNDETLRPMGRQTTGVQGMKFREGDELLSMDVVTEESDEDLLVVTDEGFAKRTALSEYRLQGRNGYGVKAIAMVEGRGSLVGALVVDEDDQIMAIMKSGKVIRSDVAEVKRTGRNTQGVTLAKPDKGDEILSIARNAEKDEADQETDGASSDQGEVIAQAAPLAAQEQPIATTGTGESAPADSGSEGDGE; from the coding sequence TTGGCAGACGACAACAACAACGGCAATAGTTCGGACCAGGAGGGCATCAACCTGCCCGACGGGTCGCGCGAACCGCTGAGCCCCCAGGAGATGGACAACACCGATTATGGTCTTCTCCAGGGTGAGCGGATTCAGCCCATTGACCTGCAGCAGGAGATGCGAGAGTCCTACCTCTCCTACGCCCTCTCCGTGATTGTGGAGCGTGCACTCCCCGATGTCCGTGATGGCATGAAGCCGGTGCACAGGCGGGTCATCTACGCCATGTACGACGGCGGTTACCGCCCCGACAGGGGATACAACAAGTGCTCCCGCGTTGTGGGCGACGTGATGGGTAAGTACCACCCCCACGGTGACGCGGCCATCTACGACACGATTGTGCGACTGGCCCAGTCCTGGTCCATGCGTTACCCCCTGATCGACGGACAGGGCAACTTCGGCTCCCCTGGCGACGATCCGGCCGCCGCCATGAGGTACACAGAGTGCCGCATGGCGCCCCTGGCCATGGAGATGGTCCGCGATATCGACAAGGACACGGTCGATTTCATCCCCAACTATGACGGCAAGACACAGGAACCGACCGTTCTGCCCTCCCGCTTCCCCAACCTCCTGGTCAACGGTTCGGCCGGTATTGCGGTGGGTATGGCCACCAACATTCCGCCCCACAATCTGCGTGAGGTCGCCCAGGGCGTGCATTGGGCCCTGGACCATCCGGAAGCCTCCAAGGAGGAACTCCTCAATGCCCTGATTAGCATCATCAAGGGGCCTGATTTCCCCACGGGTGCAACCGTCCTGGGACACAAGGGCATCGAACAGGCTTATCGGACCGGCCGTGGTCTCATCACCATGCGGGCCGTGGTCAACACCGAGGAGATCCGTGGCCGCATGTGCCTGGTGGTCACCGAGCTCCCCTACCAGGTCAACCCCGACCGGCTTGCCTCCTCCATCCGTGAGGCCGTGCGTGATGGGAAGATCCAGGGTATTGCCGACATGCGGGACGAGACCTCCGGCCGTACCGGTCAGCGTCTGGTTCTGGTGCTCAAGCGTGATGCCGTGCCCAAGGTGGTTCTGAACAACCTGTACAAGCACACCCAGCTTCAGCAGACCTTCGGTGCCAACATGCTGGCCCTGGTCGACGGGGTGCCGCGCACCCTGAGCCTCGATGCCTTCATCAGGCATTGGGTGGACCACCAGCTGGATGTGGTTGAGCGCCGTACCCGCTACCTCAAGCGCGAGGCCGAGGAACGCGATCACATCCTCCAGGGGTACCTGAAGGCCCTGGATATGATCGATGAGGTCATTGCCCTGATTCGGTCCTCCAAGGACGTCGAATCGGCCCGGACCGGTCTGATGGACCTCCTGGATGTGGACGAGGTCCAGGCCGATGCCATCCTGGCCATGCAGCTGCGCCGTCTGGCCGCTCTGGAACGGCAGAAGATCCTGGACGAGCATGAGGAACTCATGCGCAAGATCGCGGACTACAACGACATTCTGGCCCATCCGGAACGTCAGCGCTCCATCGTGGGCGAAGAGCTCGATGAAATCGTCGACAAGTATGGCGATGAGCGCCGCACCAAGATTGTTCCCTACTCGGGCGAGATGAACGTCGAGGACCTGATTGCCGACGAGAACGTTGTGGTCACGGTCACCCATTCCGGGTTCGTCAAGCGGACCAAGGCGGATGAGTACAGGGCGCAGCACCGTGGAGGCAAGGGTATCCGCGGCACCAAGCTGCGTGAGGACGATGTGGTGGACCACTTCTTCCTGACCAGTACCCATAATTGGCTGCTCTTCTTCACCAACAAGGGCAGGGTGTACCGGATCAAGGCCTATGAGCTGCCCGAGGGGTCCCGCGACTCCAAGGGTCAGCATGTGGCCAACCTCCTCCAGCTGAGTCCGGGCGAGAATATCGAACAGGTCCTCTCCCTGCACGGATATGACGACGCGGAGTACCTGGTCCTGGCCACTCGGTCCGGCAAGGTCAAGAAGACCCGCCTGGCCGAGTACGATTCGCCCCGCCAGGGCGGCCTGATCGCCGTTCGTCTGATGGAACTCGGCGCGGCCGAGGGCGGTGAAGATGGGCAGGACGGTGTGCTGACCGATGAACTGGTTGGTGCCGCACTCTGCAACGCGAAGGATGACATCATCCTGGTTTCCCGCAAGGGTATGAGTGTCAAGTTCCCCGGCAACGACGAGACCTTGCGCCCCATGGGCCGGCAGACCACCGGTGTTCAGGGAATGAAGTTCCGCGAGGGTGATGAACTGCTCAGCATGGACGTTGTCACCGAGGAGTCCGACGAGGACCTCCTGGTGGTCACCGATGAGGGCTTTGCCAAGCGTACGGCCCTGAGCGAGTACCGTCTCCAAGGACGTAATGGATACGGGGTCAAGGCCATTGCCATGGTCGAAGGCCGTGGATCACTGGTGGGTGCCCTGGTGGTGGATGAGGATGACCAGATCATGGCCATCATGAAGTCAGGCAAGGTAATCCGTTCCGACGTGGCCGAGGTCAAGCGGACCGGACGCAACACACAAGGCGTGACACTGGCCAAGCCCGACAAGGGTGACGAGATTCTCTCGATTGCCAGGAACGCCGAAAAGGACGAGGCCGACCAGGAGACGGATGGTGCCTCCTCCGATCAGGGCGAGGTCATCGCCCAGGCCGCTCCCCTGGCTGCACAGGAACAGCCCATCGCCACTACGGGTACCGGCGAATCCGCCCCTGCCGACAGCGGATCCGAGGGTGACGGGGAATGA
- a CDS encoding DUF3566 domain-containing protein: MAARSARTTAQDSTSAQARTSTSTGSKPHVPRARRMQLSLTRLDPWSVAKVTFLLSIAAGIIRVVAAALLWILLNMIGLFDNLTQVVSKTGLDAGGFDFGQVMSLGTVLSSVTIYSIFKIVVVVVLVTIFAFLYNMVSSLVGGIHVTLGDD, from the coding sequence ATTGCCGCGCGTTCCGCCAGGACCACAGCCCAGGATTCCACATCGGCTCAAGCTCGGACATCGACTTCGACGGGTTCAAAACCCCATGTTCCCAGGGCCAGGCGCATGCAGCTCTCCTTGACACGCTTGGATCCTTGGTCGGTGGCCAAGGTCACCTTCCTCCTGTCCATTGCCGCAGGCATTATCCGGGTGGTGGCAGCGGCCCTGCTTTGGATTCTCCTCAACATGATAGGGCTCTTCGATAATCTGACCCAGGTCGTATCGAAGACCGGCCTGGATGCCGGTGGTTTCGACTTCGGCCAGGTGATGAGCCTGGGTACGGTATTGAGTTCGGTCACCATCTACTCTATTTTCAAGATTGTCGTGGTTGTGGTCCTGGTGACGATTTTCGCCTTCCTCTATAACATGGTCAGCTCTCTGGTGGGTGGTATCCATGTGACCCTGGGTGACGACTGA